Proteins from a genomic interval of Halostella salina:
- a CDS encoding H/ACA ribonucleoprotein complex subunit GAR1, with the protein MERLGEVVRTAQGLLILRVPDDETPDIGTEAVDESLDRVGRVVDVFGPVSRPYVAVSPDDDRRLALMLGEKLYAR; encoded by the coding sequence ATGGAGCGCCTCGGCGAAGTCGTCCGGACGGCACAGGGCCTCCTTATCCTGCGGGTCCCGGACGACGAGACGCCCGATATCGGCACCGAGGCGGTCGACGAGTCCCTCGACAGGGTCGGCCGCGTCGTGGACGTGTTCGGCCCGGTCTCCCGGCCGTACGTCGCCGTCTCCCCGGACGACGACCGGCGGCTGGCGCTCATGCTCGGCGAGAAGCTGTACGCGCGGTAG
- a CDS encoding helix-turn-helix domain-containing protein yields the protein MPGTVADERTAPVVEVEFTVRDPEYPFVYVSDTEDCVFELAEMVPRDGGRYAEFFNVTDVDPGRILELAAERETVGVSLLREYEDGGLFEFLVSGDCPAFSLAKLGALPREVYAADGEGRIVAEIPPRYDPPDVIDRFLDENADTDIVRKREKEAVTPLFSRSALPEVLADRLTDRQRDVLRAAYDAGYYDWPRDCTGADVADSLGISSATFSEHIHAAERKILAALFDRAGSG from the coding sequence ATGCCCGGAACCGTCGCCGACGAGCGGACCGCCCCCGTCGTCGAGGTCGAGTTCACGGTCCGAGACCCGGAGTACCCGTTCGTGTACGTGTCCGACACCGAGGACTGCGTCTTCGAACTCGCCGAGATGGTCCCCCGCGACGGCGGTCGATACGCCGAGTTCTTCAACGTCACCGACGTCGACCCCGGGCGGATACTGGAGCTGGCGGCGGAGCGGGAGACGGTCGGCGTCTCACTGCTCAGGGAGTACGAGGACGGCGGCCTCTTCGAGTTCCTCGTCTCCGGGGACTGTCCGGCCTTCTCGCTGGCGAAGCTGGGTGCCCTCCCGCGCGAGGTGTACGCCGCGGACGGCGAGGGCCGGATCGTCGCGGAGATACCGCCCCGGTACGACCCGCCCGACGTGATCGACCGGTTCCTCGACGAGAACGCGGACACCGATATTGTCAGGAAACGCGAGAAGGAAGCCGTCACGCCGCTGTTCTCCCGATCAGCGCTGCCCGAGGTGCTTGCCGACCGTCTCACCGACAGGCAGCGCGACGTTCTCCGCGCCGCCTACGACGCGGGCTACTACGACTGGCCGCGCGACTGCACGGGCGCGGACGTGGCCGACTCCCTCGGCATCTCCTCGGCGACGTTCTCGGAACACATCCACGCGGCGGAGCGGAAGATCCTCGCGGCGCTGTTCGATCGCGCCGGGAGCGGCTGA
- a CDS encoding HalOD1 output domain-containing protein, producing the protein MDNSVRYDPEAGTYTARCAGEGPRKPVHSVVETVAAATDSDPVALDPLYEAVDPRTLDRLVGPDHGGDRSTGAGITFRFEGCTVTVQGDGRTVVSPDGE; encoded by the coding sequence ATGGATAACTCAGTTCGGTACGACCCGGAAGCCGGGACGTACACCGCACGGTGTGCCGGGGAGGGTCCCCGGAAGCCGGTCCACAGCGTCGTCGAGACGGTCGCCGCGGCGACCGATAGCGACCCCGTCGCACTGGACCCGCTCTACGAGGCGGTCGACCCACGCACGCTGGACCGACTGGTCGGCCCGGACCACGGAGGGGACCGTAGCACGGGGGCCGGTATCACCTTCCGGTTCGAGGGATGTACGGTAACCGTCCAGGGGGACGGCCGGACGGTCGTGTCGCCGGACGGGGAGTGA
- a CDS encoding heavy metal translocating P-type ATPase: MSHGDTNRESVTLSVPEMDCSSCASKVEGSVSEVDGVASVDPTPTTGKVDVTFDPAKADATDVTAAVEAAGYEVAAGGPADAEDDPGSVWRSGRALKTWAAGGFLVLALLSELVVPNGNPTLVTALGTEWGLADALLLGAVVVGGEVIVRNGYYSARNLSLDIDFLMTVAILAATGLSVAVPGENFLVEAASLAVLFNLAEVLERYSVTQARESLEELFSLAPDTAVVLRDGDHLEVPVDAVDVGETVIVEPGEKVPMDGTVTDGESAVNEAPITGESVPVDKREGDEVYAGTINQQGYLEVEVTSVADDSTLARIIDLVESAGENRTDREQFVDRFAGYYTPVVTAAAILTATVPPLLVGDWVTWAVRGIALLVIACPCAFVISTPVSVVSGITSAARNGVLIKGGNHLETTGEVDAVALDKTGTLTTGELSVTDVVPLNDNDAADVLACARGVESRSEHPIGDAIVDHAETEGAEAADVSDFEAITGKGVRADLDGTTHYAGKPAFFEDMGFDLDHVHVRTDGGAVAAGGAGATPAAGAVDGDLRAQCERQGCLDLLEETIPRLRGEGKTVILVGTEDALEGVIAVADTVRPDAKAAVAALREAGVEPVMLTGDNAGTAEAIAAEVGIDRYEAGLLPEEKVAAVEDLREEFGTVAMVGDGINDAPALAAADVGIAMGAAGTDTAIETADVALMADDLSKLPYLVDLSRTANGVIRQNIWASLGVKALLAVGIPLGYVSLVVAVLAGDVGMTTAVTGNAMRLSRVRP; the protein is encoded by the coding sequence ATGAGTCACGGCGACACGAACCGGGAGTCGGTGACGCTCTCGGTCCCCGAGATGGACTGCTCGTCCTGTGCGTCGAAGGTCGAGGGGAGCGTCAGTGAGGTCGACGGCGTCGCGTCCGTCGATCCGACGCCGACGACCGGCAAGGTGGACGTGACGTTCGACCCGGCGAAGGCGGACGCGACCGACGTGACGGCCGCCGTCGAGGCGGCGGGCTACGAGGTCGCCGCGGGCGGTCCCGCCGACGCCGAGGACGACCCCGGGTCGGTGTGGCGGAGCGGGCGGGCGCTGAAGACGTGGGCCGCCGGGGGGTTCCTCGTGCTCGCGCTTCTCTCGGAACTCGTCGTGCCGAACGGGAACCCGACGCTGGTGACGGCGCTCGGCACCGAGTGGGGGCTGGCCGACGCCCTCCTCCTCGGGGCCGTCGTCGTGGGCGGCGAGGTGATCGTCCGCAACGGCTACTACTCCGCGCGGAACCTGAGCCTCGACATCGACTTCCTGATGACCGTGGCGATACTGGCTGCCACGGGGCTGTCTGTCGCCGTCCCCGGTGAGAACTTCCTCGTCGAGGCGGCGTCGCTGGCGGTGCTGTTCAACCTCGCGGAGGTGCTCGAACGCTACTCCGTGACGCAGGCGCGCGAGTCCCTGGAGGAGCTGTTCTCGCTGGCCCCCGACACCGCCGTCGTCCTGCGTGACGGCGACCACCTCGAGGTGCCGGTCGACGCCGTCGACGTGGGCGAGACCGTCATCGTGGAGCCGGGCGAAAAGGTGCCGATGGACGGCACGGTCACGGACGGCGAGAGCGCGGTCAACGAGGCCCCGATCACCGGCGAGAGCGTCCCCGTGGACAAGCGCGAGGGCGACGAGGTGTACGCCGGGACGATCAACCAGCAGGGGTATCTGGAGGTGGAGGTGACGTCGGTGGCCGACGACAGCACGCTCGCGCGGATCATCGACCTCGTGGAGAGCGCGGGGGAGAACCGCACCGACCGCGAGCAGTTCGTCGACCGCTTCGCCGGCTACTACACCCCGGTCGTGACGGCCGCGGCGATACTGACGGCGACCGTGCCGCCGCTGCTGGTCGGCGACTGGGTGACGTGGGCGGTCCGGGGGATCGCGCTGCTGGTGATCGCCTGCCCCTGCGCGTTCGTCATCTCGACGCCCGTCTCGGTGGTCTCCGGGATCACCAGCGCCGCGCGCAACGGCGTCCTGATCAAAGGCGGGAACCACCTGGAGACGACGGGCGAGGTCGACGCTGTCGCACTCGACAAGACGGGGACGCTCACGACCGGCGAGCTGTCGGTCACCGACGTGGTGCCGCTGAACGACAACGACGCCGCCGACGTGCTGGCCTGCGCCCGCGGCGTCGAGTCCCGGAGCGAACACCCCATCGGCGACGCCATCGTCGACCACGCCGAGACCGAGGGGGCCGAGGCGGCCGACGTGTCCGACTTCGAGGCGATCACGGGCAAGGGCGTCCGCGCGGACCTCGACGGGACGACCCACTACGCCGGCAAACCGGCGTTCTTCGAGGACATGGGCTTCGACCTGGACCACGTCCACGTCCGGACGGACGGCGGGGCGGTCGCCGCGGGCGGTGCAGGGGCGACGCCGGCGGCCGGCGCTGTCGACGGCGACCTCCGGGCGCAGTGCGAGCGACAGGGCTGTCTCGACCTGCTGGAGGAGACGATCCCGCGGCTTCGGGGCGAGGGGAAGACCGTCATCCTCGTCGGCACCGAGGACGCCCTGGAGGGCGTCATCGCCGTCGCCGACACGGTCCGGCCGGACGCGAAAGCCGCCGTCGCGGCCCTCCGTGAGGCTGGCGTCGAGCCGGTCATGCTCACCGGTGACAACGCGGGTACCGCCGAGGCCATCGCCGCCGAGGTGGGGATCGACCGCTACGAGGCGGGCCTGCTCCCCGAGGAGAAGGTCGCGGCGGTCGAGGACCTCCGCGAGGAGTTCGGGACCGTCGCGATGGTCGGTGACGGGATCAACGACGCGCCCGCGCTCGCCGCCGCGGACGTGGGGATCGCCATGGGCGCGGCCGGCACCGACACCGCAATCGAGACGGCCGACGTGGCGCTGATGGCCGACGACCTCTCGAAGCTCCCCTACCTCGTCGACCTCTCCCGGACCGCGAACGGCGTCATCCGGCAGAACATCTGGGCCAGCCTCGGCGTGAAGGCGCTGCTCGCCGTCGGCATCCCGCTCGGCTACGTCTCGCTGGTCGTCGCGGTGCTGGCGGGCGACGTGGGGATGACGACGGCCGTCACCGGCAACGCGATGCGGCTCTCGCGGGTTCGCCCGTAG
- a CDS encoding ornithine cyclodeaminase family protein, which translates to MTSTRFLTSDDVADLATPGDYVDAVRDGYRQRGEGAPAEPRTKHLNADPPGMLTGYSAVLPETGAMGGYMYAAGFGAEDAWFVTPLFDAESGEPLAVLDGASMNPFKTGAAGAVGVDALARADANHVALIGSGAQARGQLRATVTVRDVETVDVYSPTKEHRESFAAEMNESLDASVAAVASSSAAVEEADVVITATTASEPVFDGDLLADGAHVTAMGQYDPEKRELDATTIERATYVPDLRERATQDAGSFIHAVEEGVVTEDHVHAELGEVVAGEAPGRESPDEVTVFDSGGTGIETVAAAHMLYERAAERDLGTEIDFAPASEALTGR; encoded by the coding sequence ATGACGAGCACACGGTTTCTGACGAGCGACGACGTGGCGGACCTTGCGACGCCCGGCGACTACGTCGACGCGGTCCGCGACGGGTACCGACAGCGCGGCGAGGGCGCGCCCGCCGAACCGCGGACGAAGCACCTGAACGCCGACCCGCCGGGGATGCTGACCGGCTACTCCGCAGTGCTCCCCGAAACCGGGGCGATGGGCGGCTACATGTACGCGGCCGGGTTCGGCGCTGAGGACGCGTGGTTCGTCACGCCGCTGTTCGACGCCGAGAGCGGCGAGCCGCTGGCGGTCCTCGACGGGGCGAGCATGAACCCGTTCAAGACCGGCGCGGCCGGAGCGGTCGGCGTCGACGCGCTCGCCCGGGCGGACGCGAACCACGTCGCACTGATCGGCAGCGGCGCGCAGGCCCGCGGCCAGCTTCGGGCGACGGTGACGGTGCGGGACGTGGAGACGGTCGACGTGTACTCGCCGACGAAGGAGCACCGCGAGTCGTTCGCCGCGGAGATGAACGAGTCGCTCGACGCCTCCGTCGCCGCCGTCGCCAGTAGTTCCGCCGCCGTCGAGGAGGCCGACGTCGTGATCACCGCAACGACCGCCAGCGAGCCGGTGTTCGACGGCGACCTGCTGGCCGACGGCGCGCACGTCACGGCGATGGGGCAGTACGACCCCGAGAAGCGCGAACTCGACGCGACGACCATCGAGCGCGCCACCTACGTCCCGGACCTGCGCGAGCGCGCCACGCAGGACGCCGGCTCGTTCATCCACGCGGTCGAGGAGGGCGTCGTGACCGAGGACCACGTCCACGCCGAACTGGGCGAGGTGGTCGCGGGCGAGGCTCCGGGCCGCGAGTCGCCCGACGAGGTGACCGTGTTCGACAGCGGCGGCACCGGGATCGAGACGGTCGCCGCCGCCCACATGCTGTACGAGCGCGCCGCCGAGCGCGACCTGGGGACCGAGATCGATTTCGCGCCCGCGAGCGAGGCGCTGACGGGGCGGTAG
- a CDS encoding MFS transporter: MNGNDRAIVGLVMVGHAMVHTYELSIPILVSVWLVEFPVTEAAIGLVVTAGYALFGIGALPGGVLADAVGSRRVIAACLLGMSGSFLVLSVAPSIPVITVALLLWGTAASVYHPSGLSLISTGVDERGSAFAYHGMAGNAGIALGPLATTLLLIPFDWRTVVGLLAIPAALGGVYALRTEFEEDAAVAADGDGRADPVSSLSEFLAGSRSLFAGAFVGVFAVVVMSGLYYRGVLTFLPELLADFDAFAPVSLAGTDLEPARYAYVGLLTVGMAGQYVGGRLTDRIRTEAGIAAAFAALAVLAVLFVPAADAGLLPLLALGAALGFTLFAVQPLYQATVAEYTPAGTRGLSYGFTYLGTFGVGAFGGALAGAVLTYGTPTALFLALAGVATLAAVTGAALYARAY, from the coding sequence GTGAACGGCAACGACAGGGCGATCGTCGGACTCGTGATGGTCGGCCACGCGATGGTGCACACGTACGAACTCTCGATCCCGATCCTCGTGTCGGTGTGGCTCGTCGAGTTCCCCGTCACCGAGGCGGCGATCGGACTGGTCGTCACCGCGGGCTACGCGCTGTTCGGCATCGGGGCGCTTCCCGGCGGCGTGCTGGCGGACGCCGTCGGCTCCAGACGGGTGATCGCCGCCTGCCTGCTCGGGATGAGCGGCTCCTTTCTCGTCCTGAGCGTCGCCCCCTCCATCCCGGTGATCACGGTCGCACTCCTGCTGTGGGGGACCGCAGCGAGCGTCTACCATCCCTCCGGCCTCTCGCTCATCAGCACCGGCGTCGACGAGCGCGGCAGCGCCTTCGCGTACCACGGGATGGCGGGCAACGCCGGCATCGCGCTCGGGCCGCTCGCCACCACGCTGCTGCTAATTCCGTTCGACTGGCGAACCGTCGTCGGCCTGCTCGCGATCCCCGCGGCGCTCGGCGGCGTGTACGCGCTCCGCACGGAGTTCGAGGAGGACGCCGCGGTGGCAGCCGACGGCGACGGGCGTGCGGACCCGGTCTCATCGCTCTCGGAGTTCCTGGCTGGGAGCAGGTCGCTGTTCGCCGGCGCGTTCGTCGGCGTGTTCGCCGTCGTCGTCATGTCGGGGCTGTACTACCGCGGCGTCCTCACCTTCCTGCCGGAACTGCTCGCGGACTTCGACGCCTTCGCCCCCGTCTCGCTCGCCGGCACCGACCTCGAACCGGCGCGCTACGCGTACGTCGGCCTCCTGACCGTCGGGATGGCCGGCCAGTACGTCGGCGGGCGGCTCACCGACCGGATCCGGACGGAGGCCGGCATCGCCGCCGCGTTCGCCGCGCTGGCGGTGCTTGCGGTCCTCTTCGTTCCGGCGGCGGACGCCGGACTGCTGCCGCTGCTCGCGCTCGGCGCGGCGCTCGGCTTCACGCTCTTTGCGGTCCAGCCGCTGTATCAGGCGACCGTCGCGGAGTACACGCCCGCCGGCACCCGGGGACTCTCCTACGGGTTCACGTACCTCGGCACGTTCGGCGTCGGCGCGTTCGGCGGCGCGCTCGCCGGGGCGGTGCTGACGTACGGCACGCCGACCGCGCTGTTCCTGGCGCTCGCCGGCGTGGCGACGCTCGCGGCGGTGACAGGAGCAGCCCTGTACGCCCGGGCGTACTGA
- the srp19 gene encoding signal recognition particle subunit SRP19, which translates to MVENVIWPAYLDADLSRNEGRRVPADVAVPEPTVDEIAEAAGQVGYDAVIERDVAYPREGYEERGRILIKNADDDAKNDIVQAVAAYVAALRE; encoded by the coding sequence ATGGTCGAAAACGTCATCTGGCCCGCGTATCTCGACGCGGACCTGAGCCGCAACGAGGGCCGCCGGGTCCCGGCGGACGTGGCCGTCCCCGAGCCGACGGTCGACGAGATAGCCGAGGCCGCCGGACAGGTCGGCTACGACGCCGTGATCGAGCGCGACGTTGCGTACCCCCGCGAGGGGTACGAGGAACGCGGCCGGATCCTCATCAAGAACGCCGACGACGACGCGAAAAACGACATCGTTCAGGCGGTCGCCGCGTACGTCGCCGCCCTCCGGGAGTGA
- a CDS encoding DUF3054 domain-containing protein has translation MASHDAGTRTAGDDPSGAIVAGDVAVVFALLIVGELSHGIDPVAQPLHVLETIAPFLVGWVVAAPLVGLYDEGALATPVLSARLTAAAWLGAANVGLLLRGSPYFVGGTTWPFPLVITGIGLLFLVTWRVAASRFL, from the coding sequence ATGGCCTCACACGACGCCGGAACCCGGACGGCCGGGGACGACCCCTCCGGCGCTATCGTCGCGGGCGACGTCGCGGTCGTGTTCGCCCTCCTGATCGTCGGCGAGTTGAGCCACGGCATCGACCCCGTCGCCCAGCCGCTCCACGTCCTCGAAACGATCGCGCCGTTCCTCGTCGGCTGGGTCGTCGCCGCGCCGCTCGTCGGCCTGTACGACGAGGGGGCGCTGGCGACGCCGGTCCTGTCGGCGCGGCTGACGGCCGCGGCGTGGCTCGGCGCAGCGAACGTCGGCCTCCTGCTCCGCGGGTCGCCGTACTTCGTCGGCGGCACGACGTGGCCGTTCCCGCTGGTGATCACCGGGATCGGCCTGCTGTTTCTCGTGACGTGGCGGGTCGCCGCCAGCCGGTTCCTGTAG
- a CDS encoding class I SAM-dependent methyltransferase, producing MPSDVRPFHRFARWYDLAMPGVDADALRSALDLAERPVRRGLDVAGGTGRASRGLPGIEWTVVDAARGMLDRASAAGTAAVQGDAARLPVDDAAVDAVVIVDALHHVGDPAAAVREASRVLRPGGVLAVADFDPGTVRGRALVAGERLVGFESTFHGPTDLSADLRRAGFSTLVPEPGFAYVVAGVKPSER from the coding sequence GTGCCGAGCGACGTGCGACCGTTCCACCGCTTCGCACGGTGGTACGACCTGGCGATGCCCGGCGTCGACGCCGACGCGCTGCGGAGCGCGCTCGACCTCGCGGAGCGCCCCGTCCGCCGTGGACTGGACGTTGCGGGCGGCACGGGCCGCGCGTCCCGGGGGCTACCGGGGATCGAGTGGACAGTCGTGGACGCCGCCCGCGGGATGCTCGACCGCGCGAGCGCCGCCGGGACCGCGGCCGTGCAGGGCGACGCTGCTCGGCTCCCGGTCGACGACGCGGCCGTCGACGCCGTCGTTATCGTCGACGCGCTCCACCACGTCGGCGATCCGGCGGCGGCGGTGCGCGAGGCGTCCCGCGTCCTGCGGCCCGGCGGCGTGCTCGCCGTGGCGGACTTCGACCCCGGGACGGTTCGGGGCCGCGCGCTCGTCGCCGGCGAGCGCCTCGTCGGCTTCGAGTCGACGTTCCACGGGCCGACCGACCTCTCGGCCGACCTGCGCCGGGCCGGGTTCTCGACGCTGGTCCCGGAGCCGGGCTTTGCCTACGTCGTGGCCGGCGTGAAACCGTCGGAACGATAA
- a CDS encoding presenilin family intramembrane aspartyl protease PSH encodes MEQRHRAYAAVAATVGIFLLVQVGALALVEPFQSAGYQATEDPGDTTNSFAYLGAILVATVVMLGAIKFDVRWFIRGLIIFTSGLLSWYVLNVVVPPVVTVPAGGVAVNVLAAAGALAIVAGLLVHPEWYVIDTAGIIMGAGAAGIFGISFGILPAIVLLSALAVYDAISVYGTEHMLTLAEGVMDLNVPIMFVIPTTLPYSFLDAQERAEGGDDAADAAPNGGEPADGDPSEAADDSTTDDGDEEPAVTDEGPMERDALFIGLGDAVMPTIIVASAAFFVDAGAIAVPGIALNLAALSAMVGTTIGLLALMTMVLKGRAHAGLPLLNGGAIGGYLLGAMASGLTLVQALGL; translated from the coding sequence ATGGAACAGCGACATCGCGCGTACGCCGCGGTCGCCGCGACCGTCGGCATCTTCCTCCTCGTACAGGTCGGCGCGCTCGCGCTGGTCGAACCGTTCCAGTCGGCCGGCTACCAGGCGACCGAGGACCCCGGCGACACGACCAACAGCTTCGCCTACCTCGGGGCGATCCTCGTCGCGACCGTGGTGATGCTGGGGGCGATCAAGTTCGACGTCCGGTGGTTCATCCGCGGGCTGATAATCTTCACCAGCGGCCTGCTGTCGTGGTACGTGCTGAACGTCGTCGTGCCGCCGGTGGTCACCGTTCCGGCGGGCGGCGTCGCCGTCAACGTCCTCGCCGCGGCCGGCGCGCTGGCCATCGTCGCCGGCCTGCTCGTCCACCCGGAGTGGTACGTCATCGACACGGCCGGGATCATCATGGGCGCTGGCGCGGCGGGCATCTTCGGGATCAGCTTCGGCATCCTCCCCGCCATCGTGCTCCTGTCGGCGCTGGCCGTCTACGACGCGATCAGCGTCTACGGCACCGAGCACATGCTGACGCTGGCGGAGGGCGTGATGGACCTGAACGTCCCCATCATGTTCGTGATCCCGACGACGCTGCCGTACTCCTTCCTCGACGCGCAGGAGCGCGCCGAGGGGGGTGACGACGCGGCCGACGCCGCGCCGAACGGCGGCGAACCGGCTGACGGCGACCCCAGCGAGGCCGCCGACGACTCGACGACCGACGACGGTGACGAGGAACCCGCCGTCACCGACGAGGGACCGATGGAGCGCGACGCGCTGTTCATCGGCCTCGGCGACGCCGTGATGCCGACGATCATCGTCGCCAGCGCCGCCTTCTTCGTCGACGCCGGGGCCATCGCGGTGCCCGGGATCGCGCTCAACCTCGCGGCGCTGTCGGCGATGGTCGGGACGACCATCGGCCTGCTCGCGCTGATGACGATGGTGCTGAAAGGTCGCGCCCACGCCGGCCTGCCGCTGCTCAACGGCGGCGCGATCGGCGGCTACCTCCTCGGCGCGATGGCGAGCGGGCTGACGCTCGTGCAGGCGCTCGGGCTGTAA
- the corA gene encoding magnesium/cobalt transporter CorA, with product MTVETIVYDEDGASPYDDIAAARDAAGTTWVRVVGPTESELTAIRDTFGIHPLETEDVENGVRPKVELFDDHAFVLVKEAELARGETTFEGELVEDPLGVFFGDGWVVTLAPNRTDAVGRAWEAVGRGDARLVARGADFAAYRILDGIIDDYFALLDGIEDDIELVEDAVIDDPDVGLLERIQSIRRELLAVRRLVWPLREAAGILARGDPDQVSEDAEKYFRDVYDHVVQLVDLVETYRDLASGARDIYLNSLSVSTNEVMKKLTVVATIVLPLTFVAGVYGMNFSGSPYNMPELEWAYGYPAVLVGMLLMALAMAAYFRREGWL from the coding sequence GTGACCGTCGAGACGATCGTCTACGACGAGGACGGCGCGTCGCCGTACGACGATATCGCGGCGGCGCGGGACGCCGCCGGGACGACGTGGGTTCGCGTCGTCGGCCCCACCGAGTCCGAACTGACGGCGATCCGGGACACCTTCGGGATCCACCCGCTGGAGACGGAGGACGTGGAGAACGGCGTCCGCCCGAAGGTGGAACTGTTCGACGACCACGCGTTCGTGCTGGTCAAGGAGGCCGAACTCGCCCGCGGGGAGACGACGTTCGAGGGGGAACTGGTCGAGGACCCGCTCGGGGTGTTCTTCGGCGACGGCTGGGTCGTCACGCTGGCACCGAATCGGACCGACGCCGTGGGGCGCGCCTGGGAGGCCGTCGGGCGCGGCGACGCGCGGCTGGTCGCCCGCGGCGCGGACTTCGCCGCCTACCGGATCCTGGACGGGATCATCGACGACTACTTCGCCCTCCTCGACGGGATCGAGGACGACATCGAACTCGTCGAGGACGCGGTGATCGACGACCCCGACGTTGGGCTGCTGGAGCGGATCCAGAGCATCCGCCGGGAACTGCTCGCGGTGCGCCGCCTCGTGTGGCCGCTCCGGGAGGCCGCCGGGATCCTCGCCCGGGGCGACCCGGATCAGGTGAGCGAGGACGCCGAGAAGTACTTCCGCGACGTGTACGACCACGTCGTCCAGCTGGTCGACCTCGTGGAGACGTACCGCGACCTGGCCAGCGGCGCGCGGGACATCTACCTGAACTCGCTGTCCGTCTCGACCAACGAGGTGATGAAGAAGCTCACCGTCGTCGCCACCATCGTTCTCCCGCTGACGTTCGTCGCCGGCGTGTACGGGATGAACTTCTCGGGCAGCCCGTACAACATGCCCGAACTGGAGTGGGCGTACGGCTACCCGGCGGTGCTCGTCGGGATGCTCCTGATGGCCCTCGCGATGGCGGCGTACTTCCGGCGCGAGGGGTGGCTGTAG
- a CDS encoding formate/nitrite transporter family protein, producing the protein MSSATDSEPSGATLSYRRILEREMENALKEINRPPEGVFLSGLTAGLNLSFGALFMAMALTFSGGFGSKLVQQVTLGGVSSIAFLFVVVGQTELFTAHSTMAVLPVLDGRASLRELGRVWGVTYASNLFGCALFAGLIAAVGPRLGVVDPAAFGTLASSLVPLPWWVILASGVIAGWLMGLVTWLSAASRDTIGRIVFVIVGTAVIGFGPFHHCILGTTELLTALALGQGVTVGDYGVFIVWTTLGNVVGGGVFVGLLNYGHVALAGEKQDVEFEATDREG; encoded by the coding sequence ATGAGTTCCGCCACCGACTCCGAGCCGTCGGGCGCGACCCTCTCCTACCGGCGCATTCTGGAACGCGAGATGGAGAACGCGCTCAAGGAGATCAATCGCCCGCCCGAGGGGGTGTTCCTCTCCGGGCTGACGGCGGGACTCAACCTGAGCTTCGGGGCGCTGTTCATGGCGATGGCCCTGACGTTCTCCGGCGGCTTCGGCTCGAAGCTCGTCCAGCAGGTCACCCTGGGCGGCGTCTCCTCCATCGCCTTCCTCTTCGTCGTCGTCGGGCAGACCGAACTGTTCACCGCCCACTCGACGATGGCCGTCCTCCCGGTTCTCGACGGCCGCGCGTCCCTCCGGGAACTGGGACGCGTGTGGGGCGTGACGTACGCCTCGAACCTCTTTGGCTGTGCGCTGTTCGCCGGGCTGATCGCGGCCGTCGGACCGCGGCTTGGCGTGGTCGACCCGGCGGCGTTCGGGACGCTCGCGTCCTCGCTCGTCCCGCTCCCGTGGTGGGTGATCCTGGCGAGCGGTGTGATCGCAGGCTGGCTGATGGGGCTGGTGACGTGGCTGTCGGCCGCGAGTCGCGACACGATCGGCCGCATCGTGTTCGTGATCGTCGGGACGGCCGTCATCGGGTTCGGGCCGTTCCACCACTGCATCCTCGGCACGACAGAACTGCTCACCGCCCTGGCGCTCGGGCAGGGAGTCACGGTCGGCGATTACGGGGTCTTCATCGTCTGGACGACGCTGGGGAACGTCGTCGGCGGCGGGGTGTTCGTCGGCCTCCTGAACTACGGCCACGTCGCGCTCGCGGGCGAGAAACAGGACGTGGAGTTCGAGGCGACGGACCGCGAGGGCTGA